Proteins encoded in a region of the Candidatus Brocadia sp. genome:
- the treZ gene encoding malto-oligosyltrehalose trehalohydrolase, whose amino-acid sequence MQVGVNCLDNWRYEFVVWAPLPSQVSLKVVSPYKKIIPMKKDDREYWKTTIEEPSQNISYFYWLDDKTDRPDPASHYQPHGVHGPSQVIDHSFPWEDGNWKGFDLSEMIIYELHVGTFTPDGTFDAVICRLDELNELGINALEIMPVAQFPGERNWGYDGTYPYAVQNSYGGPEGFKRLINECHKKGIAVILDVVYNHLGPEGNYLRDFGPYFTDKYKTPWGEAINFDDQYSHEVRNFFIENAIHWFRHYHVDALRIDAIHAIFDMGAKHFLYELSERVEEFSQKQGKKYYLIAESDLNDSRVVIPRESLGYGIDGVWCDDFHHSLHTLLTRENRGYYIDFGKIAHMVKSIREGFVYSGEYSLFRKKNHGNSSKDIPANQMVVFSQNHDQIGNRMLGERLSTLVSFEALKVAAGIVLLSPYIPLLFMGEEYGEDAPFLYFVSHSDPALIETVRMGRKKEFGEFKWQGEPPDPQNAETFMKSKINWKKRTGGNHKVLLNFYKNLILLRKTNPVLSYLDKKSYIVDSLGRKKIILMRRWNDSHEVFFIINFNCSEEKIVPIIEGRWNKILDSSEKIWNGPGSLLPKELNSGEEINIKGQSFVLYNRKKLIAV is encoded by the coding sequence ATGCAAGTCGGAGTAAATTGCTTAGATAATTGGCGATACGAATTTGTTGTCTGGGCTCCTCTTCCGAGTCAAGTATCGTTAAAAGTAGTTTCGCCATACAAAAAGATTATTCCCATGAAAAAAGACGATAGGGAATATTGGAAAACAACTATTGAAGAACCATCCCAAAATATTTCATACTTTTATTGGCTCGATGACAAAACGGACAGACCTGATCCCGCATCCCATTATCAGCCTCATGGTGTCCATGGCCCCTCTCAGGTAATAGATCATTCCTTCCCCTGGGAAGACGGGAATTGGAAAGGATTTGATCTTTCTGAAATGATCATCTATGAGCTGCATGTGGGAACATTCACACCCGATGGAACCTTTGATGCCGTAATTTGCCGTCTGGATGAATTAAACGAACTAGGGATAAATGCCTTAGAAATAATGCCCGTTGCCCAGTTTCCAGGCGAAAGGAACTGGGGTTACGATGGAACGTATCCATATGCAGTACAAAATTCCTACGGCGGCCCAGAAGGCTTTAAACGTTTAATAAATGAATGTCATAAAAAGGGCATCGCGGTTATACTTGATGTAGTTTACAATCACCTTGGACCGGAAGGCAATTATCTCAGGGACTTCGGACCGTACTTTACGGATAAATACAAAACGCCATGGGGAGAAGCTATAAACTTTGATGATCAATATTCTCATGAGGTAAGAAACTTTTTTATTGAAAATGCCATTCACTGGTTCAGGCATTATCACGTGGATGCCCTCCGCATTGACGCTATTCATGCCATATTTGACATGGGGGCGAAACACTTTCTCTATGAGCTTTCAGAACGGGTTGAAGAATTTTCTCAAAAACAAGGGAAAAAATATTACCTCATCGCTGAAAGTGATTTAAATGATTCCCGCGTTGTAATACCAAGAGAATCCTTGGGGTATGGTATTGACGGAGTATGGTGTGATGACTTTCATCATTCACTTCATACCCTTCTTACCAGAGAAAATCGCGGATATTATATTGATTTCGGAAAGATTGCGCATATGGTAAAATCTATAAGAGAAGGCTTTGTCTATTCGGGAGAGTATTCACTGTTTAGAAAGAAAAATCATGGTAATTCTTCAAAGGATATACCTGCAAATCAAATGGTAGTTTTTTCACAAAACCACGATCAGATAGGGAACAGGATGCTGGGGGAAAGGCTCAGCACCCTTGTATCGTTTGAGGCTCTTAAAGTTGCCGCAGGCATAGTCCTTCTCTCCCCCTATATACCCCTTCTTTTTATGGGAGAAGAGTACGGTGAGGATGCCCCATTTCTCTACTTTGTAAGCCATTCCGATCCTGCCCTTATAGAGACAGTGCGAATGGGAAGGAAGAAAGAGTTCGGTGAGTTCAAATGGCAAGGTGAACCGCCAGACCCACAAAATGCAGAAACATTCATGAAATCAAAGATAAACTGGAAGAAAAGAACGGGAGGCAATCACAAAGTTTTATTGAACTTTTATAAGAATTTAATATTGTTAAGGAAAACAAACCCTGTCCTTTCATATCTTGACAAAAAGAGCTACATTGTAGATAGTCTTGGAAGAAAAAAGATCATACTTATGAGAAGATGGAATGATTCTCATGAAGTATTTTTTATTATCAATTTTAACTGTTCTGAGGAAAAGATCGTCCCTATTATTGAAGGCAGATGGAATAAAATACTGGATTCCTCAGAAAAAATATGGAATGGCCCCGGATCGCTTCTCCCAAAGGAACTCAATTCCGGGGAAGAAATAAACATAAAGGGACAGAGTTTTGTTCTGTATAACAGAAAGAAACTTATCGCGGTGTAG
- a CDS encoding DUF3309 domain-containing protein → MLRTLLLILLILALIGALPTWPYSGTWGYYPSSSLGFILLIIIILLLFGFI, encoded by the coding sequence ATGTTAAGAACACTATTATTAATTTTACTCATTTTGGCACTCATCGGGGCACTACCCACGTGGCCTTATAGTGGAACCTGGGGTTATTATCCGAGCAGTTCATTAGGATTTATTCTTCTGATCATAATCATACTGCTTTTGTTCGGTTTTATTTAA
- a CDS encoding DUF1328 domain-containing protein produces MLYWALVFFIISIVAALFGFTGIAVAAATISKFLFFIFVVLFVIFLVFGLLGLRPPPPL; encoded by the coding sequence ATGCTTTACTGGGCTCTAGTTTTCTTTATTATTTCAATCGTTGCAGCTTTGTTTGGATTTACTGGTATAGCTGTAGCGGCGGCAACTATTTCAAAGTTCCTATTCTTTATTTTTGTGGTTCTTTTTGTCATTTTTTTGGTTTTCGGGCTTTTAGGACTTAGGCCGCCACCTCCGCTCTAA
- the treS gene encoding maltose alpha-D-glucosyltransferase, with the protein MPQKVVYTEGDPFWYKDAIIYELHVKAFYDFNDDGIGDFKGLTSKLDYLEHLGITAIWLLPFYPSPLKDDGYDIANYFGVHPDYGLLRDFKEFVKEAHKRGIRVITELVLNHTSERHVWFQGARKAKPGSALRNFYVWSSTSEKYQDARIIFKDFESSNWTWDPVAKSHYWHRFYAHQPDLNFDNLLVQKKILRVIDYWLDMGVDGFRLDAVPYLFEREGTNCENLPETHEFLKKLRVHVDSGFKNKMLLAEANQWPEDAIAYFGNGDECHMTFHFPLMPRLFMAIWMEDRFPIIDIFEQTPSIPDVCQWALFLRNHDELTLEMVSDEERDYMYRVYARDPVARINLGIRRRLAPLLGNNRRKIELMNALLFSLPGTPIIYYGDEIGMGDNYHLGDRDGVRTPMQWNVDRNAGFSRANPQKLFLPIIMDPEYHYEAVNVENQERNQASLLWWMRRVIAMRKRFKAFGRGSIEFLFSDNPKVLAFIRRYQNEVILTVVNLSRFSQVVKLDLSRFSGYWPEEVFSRNKFPIITETPYILTIGRHDYYWFAIQKADGGVRFEKIRTIPELSVSGSWESVFEGKTIEKLEREILPSYIKMCRWFGGKAQEMQGVKIIENISLSENSCVTQLLLIEVRYITELSDTYLLPLSFSSGDKAESIVIENFPAVVAHLKTQSAEGILYDSIYNEEFRKHLLKMFTRKHTVRGFNGYLVTYTGKAFKKYKLKEILSEKSQVLKAEQSNSSFLYGKELFLKLYRRLDEGINPDLEIGRFLTENTSFSHIPSFAGAIEYRRQGSEPVVIGMLQAFIPNQGDAWAYTLDWVGRYFGRVLAKRAEIQEIPTAPSSLLEIAFQEIPLLFQELIGGVYIEMITLLGKRTAELHLSLSSETEDPDFRPEPFSVLYQRSLYQAMQLLTKKVFSLARKNLNNLPDNLKELTNEILNFEKEIMGRFSVLFKRKLSAMKIRIHGDYHLGQVLHTGNDFVIIDFEGEPARTLTERRLKRSPLRDVAGMIRSFHYAAHTALLKHASVRPEDIPVLEPWLNLWYRYVGGTFLRSYLNTAENAPFIPRDKEELNIMLRAYLLEKAVYELGYELNNRPEWVIIPLKGIKHLLEVR; encoded by the coding sequence ATGCCACAAAAAGTGGTTTATACCGAAGGCGATCCCTTCTGGTATAAGGATGCCATCATCTACGAGCTTCACGTAAAGGCTTTCTATGACTTCAATGACGATGGAATTGGAGATTTTAAAGGACTGACCAGTAAATTAGACTATCTGGAGCATCTTGGGATAACTGCCATATGGCTTCTCCCCTTTTACCCCTCTCCCCTTAAGGACGATGGATATGATATAGCAAATTATTTTGGCGTGCATCCTGATTACGGTTTATTAAGGGATTTCAAGGAATTTGTCAAAGAGGCCCACAAAAGAGGGATACGGGTTATTACAGAACTGGTTTTAAACCATACTTCTGAACGGCATGTCTGGTTTCAGGGGGCCAGGAAGGCGAAACCAGGCTCTGCATTGAGGAATTTCTACGTCTGGAGCAGTACTTCGGAAAAGTATCAGGATGCCAGGATAATATTCAAAGATTTTGAATCGTCAAACTGGACATGGGATCCTGTAGCAAAGTCCCACTACTGGCACCGATTTTATGCGCATCAGCCTGATCTAAACTTCGACAACCTTCTTGTGCAAAAGAAAATTCTGAGAGTTATTGACTATTGGCTGGATATGGGTGTAGATGGGTTCCGTTTGGACGCCGTTCCTTATCTCTTTGAAAGAGAAGGAACAAACTGTGAAAATCTGCCTGAGACCCATGAATTCCTGAAGAAGCTCAGGGTACATGTAGACAGCGGATTTAAAAACAAGATGCTTCTTGCCGAGGCAAACCAGTGGCCGGAGGATGCAATAGCCTATTTTGGGAATGGCGATGAATGTCACATGACTTTCCACTTTCCATTGATGCCAAGACTATTCATGGCAATCTGGATGGAAGACAGATTTCCCATAATAGACATCTTTGAACAGACCCCATCGATACCGGATGTATGCCAATGGGCGCTCTTTCTGAGAAATCATGACGAGCTTACCCTCGAGATGGTAAGTGATGAAGAAAGAGATTATATGTACAGGGTCTATGCAAGAGACCCTGTTGCAAGGATAAATCTTGGTATCCGACGGCGTCTTGCCCCGCTTCTTGGAAACAACAGGAGGAAGATAGAGCTTATGAATGCACTCCTCTTTTCCCTTCCCGGCACCCCCATTATTTACTACGGCGATGAGATTGGCATGGGAGATAATTACCACCTTGGGGACAGAGATGGCGTAAGAACTCCCATGCAGTGGAATGTGGACAGGAATGCCGGCTTTTCCAGGGCAAACCCGCAGAAACTCTTTCTTCCTATTATCATGGACCCGGAGTATCACTACGAAGCTGTTAATGTTGAGAATCAGGAACGGAATCAGGCGTCTCTTCTCTGGTGGATGCGAAGGGTTATTGCAATGAGGAAACGTTTTAAGGCGTTTGGAAGGGGAAGCATTGAGTTCTTGTTTTCAGACAACCCAAAGGTGCTTGCGTTTATACGTCGGTATCAAAATGAGGTCATTCTTACGGTAGTCAACCTTTCACGATTTTCCCAGGTAGTAAAACTTGACCTTTCACGGTTTTCCGGATATTGGCCAGAGGAAGTATTCAGCAGAAATAAATTTCCAATAATAACAGAAACGCCTTATATACTTACGATCGGACGTCATGATTATTATTGGTTTGCCATACAAAAAGCAGATGGTGGCGTAAGGTTTGAAAAGATACGAACTATCCCAGAATTGAGCGTGAGTGGAAGTTGGGAATCAGTATTTGAGGGGAAAACAATAGAAAAGTTAGAAAGGGAAATACTGCCTTCTTATATAAAAATGTGCAGATGGTTTGGTGGTAAGGCCCAGGAGATGCAAGGGGTTAAAATCATTGAAAATATTTCACTCAGTGAAAATTCTTGTGTTACGCAACTGCTCTTGATCGAGGTCAGATATATTACGGAACTATCCGATACATACCTTCTTCCCCTTTCCTTTTCATCCGGAGATAAAGCAGAAAGTATTGTAATTGAAAATTTTCCGGCGGTAGTTGCACATCTAAAGACCCAAAGCGCCGAAGGCATTCTCTATGATAGTATCTATAATGAAGAATTTCGCAAACATCTCCTGAAAATGTTTACGCGAAAACATACTGTTCGTGGTTTCAACGGATATCTTGTCACCTATACGGGAAAGGCTTTTAAAAAGTATAAACTAAAAGAAATTCTGTCAGAAAAATCACAGGTTCTCAAAGCCGAACAGAGCAATTCGTCCTTTCTTTATGGCAAAGAACTTTTTTTAAAACTGTATAGACGCCTGGACGAAGGAATAAATCCCGATTTAGAAATCGGAAGGTTCCTCACCGAGAATACTTCTTTTTCTCATATCCCTTCCTTTGCCGGAGCAATAGAATACAGGAGACAAGGCTCTGAACCAGTGGTCATTGGTATGCTTCAAGCCTTTATTCCTAATCAGGGAGATGCCTGGGCATATACCCTTGATTGGGTGGGGAGATATTTCGGCAGAGTCCTCGCCAAAAGGGCCGAAATTCAGGAAATTCCAACGGCACCATCCTCTCTTTTAGAGATTGCTTTTCAGGAAATACCTTTACTTTTTCAGGAATTAATCGGGGGTGTCTATATTGAAATGATAACCCTTCTGGGGAAAAGAACGGCAGAACTTCACTTGTCACTTTCTTCCGAAACAGAAGATCCTGATTTCAGACCTGAACCTTTCTCAGTGCTTTACCAAAGATCCCTTTATCAAGCTATGCAACTTCTTACAAAAAAGGTTTTTTCACTTGCAAGAAAAAATCTGAATAATTTACCGGACAATCTAAAAGAGTTAACGAACGAGATATTGAATTTTGAAAAAGAGATCATGGGTCGCTTTAGTGTTCTTTTCAAAAGAAAACTATCTGCAATGAAGATACGAATCCATGGAGATTATCACCTTGGGCAGGTTCTTCACACGGGAAATGATTTTGTTATTATTGACTTTGAAGGAGAACCCGCAAGGACTTTGACCGAAAGAAGACTGAAGAGATCGCCATTAAGAGATGTGGCAGGTATGATACGCTCCTTTCACTACGCAGCCCACACAGCGCTTCTCAAGCATGCGTCCGTTAGACCGGAGGATATTCCGGTACTTGAACCATGGCTCAATCTCTGGTACAGATATGTTGGGGGCACCTTTTTACGGTCATACCTCAATACGGCAGAAAATGCCCCTTTTATCCCCAGGGACAAAGAGGAGCTCAACATCATGCTAAGAGCTTATCTCCTGGAAAAGGCGGTTTATGAACTCGGATACGAATTAAACAATCGGCCTGAATGGGTAATTATCCCATTAAAGGGGATAAAACATTTGCTGGAGGTCCGGTAA
- a CDS encoding alpha-1,4-glucan--maltose-1-phosphate maltosyltransferase: MTIDGRKRVVIENLQPEIDGGRFPIKRIVGEKVVVTADIFADGHDTVWANVLYKYQNDDTWLEIPMFFLENDRWQGEFIVEEMGIYKYTVEAGIDHFKTWQDDLKKKYDANQDIKVEILIGIQLIQGILQRVSADNKKTLIEYIDFLKKEESRQDLMTIALKNELSNLIKKYPDKQSAANYGRELTIVTDRKKALFSAWYERFPRSCSPEANKHGTFKDCESILPEISKMGFDVFYLPPIHPIGKTNRKGKNNSIVVNPDDVGSPWAIGSQEGGHKSIHPQLGTLNDLERFKERAKGYGIELALDLAFQCSPDHPYVKEHPGWFRWRPDGSVQYAENPPKKYEDVLPLNFETEQWQQLWDELKSVVVFWVERGIRIFRVDNPHTKPFPFWEWLIKEVKRKYPDVLFLSEAFTRPKVMYYLAKLGFTQSYTYFTWRNTKREFIEYINELVQTNVREYFRPNFWPNTPDILPEHLQYGGRPAFMIRLILAATLSSNYGIFGPAFELCINESIPGKEEYLNSEKYEIKHWEWDSPGNLKDYIARVNRVRKENPALQITGNVQFYEVNNEYLIAYGKATEDYSNIILVVVNLDPYHNQSGWVKVPISKFGIDADQPYLVHDLLSDGKYIWHGENNYVELKPHDMPAHIFKVRKKLKRETDFDYFL; the protein is encoded by the coding sequence ATGACAATTGACGGAAGAAAAAGGGTTGTTATAGAAAATTTACAGCCAGAGATCGATGGTGGCCGTTTTCCCATTAAAAGAATCGTTGGAGAAAAGGTAGTAGTTACCGCTGATATTTTTGCTGATGGACATGATACCGTTTGGGCAAATGTCTTGTACAAATATCAGAACGATGATACGTGGCTCGAAATTCCTATGTTTTTTTTGGAAAATGACCGGTGGCAGGGAGAATTTATTGTTGAAGAAATGGGAATTTATAAGTATACAGTTGAAGCAGGCATAGATCATTTCAAAACCTGGCAGGATGACCTCAAAAAGAAATACGATGCCAACCAGGATATAAAGGTCGAAATACTTATCGGAATTCAACTCATTCAAGGCATATTACAAAGGGTATCGGCAGATAATAAAAAAACACTGATAGAGTATATAGATTTTTTAAAAAAAGAGGAAAGCAGACAAGATTTGATGACAATTGCTCTAAAGAATGAACTCAGTAACCTCATAAAGAAATATCCGGATAAGCAGTCAGCTGCGAATTATGGAAGGGAGCTTACCATAGTAACAGACAGAAAAAAAGCCCTTTTTAGTGCATGGTATGAGCGATTCCCAAGGTCCTGCTCTCCAGAGGCTAATAAACATGGGACATTCAAGGATTGTGAAAGCATCCTTCCGGAAATATCAAAAATGGGTTTTGATGTGTTTTATCTTCCGCCCATTCATCCTATAGGAAAGACAAACCGTAAAGGCAAGAATAATTCAATTGTGGTTAATCCTGATGATGTTGGAAGCCCTTGGGCAATAGGGTCGCAAGAAGGCGGACACAAATCCATTCATCCTCAACTGGGTACATTAAACGACCTTGAGCGATTCAAGGAAAGGGCCAAAGGTTATGGAATAGAACTTGCTTTGGACCTGGCATTCCAGTGCTCCCCTGACCATCCCTATGTAAAAGAGCATCCGGGATGGTTTCGTTGGCGTCCTGACGGTTCTGTCCAGTATGCTGAAAATCCACCGAAGAAATACGAAGATGTACTTCCTTTAAATTTTGAAACAGAACAGTGGCAACAACTATGGGATGAATTAAAGAGTGTCGTGGTCTTCTGGGTGGAAAGAGGCATCCGCATATTCAGGGTTGATAACCCACACACGAAGCCGTTTCCTTTCTGGGAATGGCTGATAAAGGAAGTAAAGAGAAAATACCCTGATGTTCTCTTTCTTTCAGAGGCCTTCACAAGACCGAAGGTTATGTACTATCTTGCAAAACTCGGATTTACGCAATCCTATACCTATTTCACCTGGAGGAATACAAAGCGAGAATTTATCGAGTATATTAACGAACTTGTCCAGACCAACGTAAGGGAGTATTTCAGGCCCAACTTCTGGCCCAACACACCCGACATCCTTCCTGAACATCTCCAGTACGGAGGCAGGCCTGCATTTATGATCAGACTTATTCTTGCCGCAACATTATCATCCAACTACGGCATTTTTGGTCCCGCCTTTGAACTCTGCATTAACGAGTCAATTCCCGGAAAGGAAGAGTACCTCAATTCAGAAAAATATGAGATAAAACACTGGGAATGGGATAGTCCAGGAAATCTCAAAGATTATATTGCCAGGGTTAATCGGGTACGAAAGGAAAACCCTGCTCTTCAGATCACAGGGAATGTCCAATTCTATGAAGTAAACAATGAATATCTTATCGCTTACGGAAAGGCAACGGAAGATTATTCTAACATAATCCTGGTTGTGGTAAATCTTGATCCCTATCACAACCAGTCTGGATGGGTAAAAGTCCCTATTAGCAAGTTTGGAATAGATGCAGACCAGCCGTACCTCGTTCACGATCTGTTAAGCGATGGCAAATATATCTGGCACGGTGAAAATAATTATGTGGAACTCAAACCACATGATATGCCAGCCCATATTTTCAAAGTAAGGAAGAAATTGAAAAGAGAAACTGATTTTGATTATTTCCTGTAA